CTTGCTTTTCGACGGCATCACCGCATTAGATGCAATTGGTCCATACGATGTATTCGCTGCTACGTTGAAATGTGAAGTAAAATTTGTCGCTAAGAAAAAAGGGTTAATCAAACTTGATTCCAATATGGGCTATTTACATGCCGATTACAGTTTTTCAGAAGTTACTTCCGCTGATATTCTTGTTGTTCCCGGTTGCAGTCCGCCCAATTATAAAACCCCTATGAATGACGAAGAAACTCTACAGTGGATTCGCCACATACATGAGACGACGAAATGGACTACGTCTGTTTGCAACGGCTCTCTGATTTTGAGTGCCGCAGGCTTGTTACATGGAGCCGTAGCCACTACTCATTGGGGGTCCTTCGAACTGCTCCAATCTCTTGGTACCATTCCAACAGAGGAGAGAGTCGTTCGTCAGGGCAAAATCGTTACAGCAGCCGGCGTTTCCTCTGGTATCGACATGGCACTCCAATTGGTTGCATGGGAATTGGGAGAGGATATGGGCAAAGGAGTCCAGTTGATTTTGGAATACGATCCCCAGCCACCGTTTGACTCGGGTTCACCAAAGAAGGCACCTGCTTTATTGGTTGAACAAATAAGAGGGATGTTACAAGAGTTTGCCAAGCGGGAGCCCCGAGTATAAATGAATCAGCACGTTCTAAAAAATGAAAAGGCGACAGCCCAGGGAATGCCTTACTCCCATGGGCTGCCGCCACTTTCTTTTCTAGCCTCTTACCATTTAACTTCTTTCAGAACTTCTTCTGCCATGCCAGCGGTGGATACCAATCCGCCACCAGACAAGTACCAGTTGCTAGAATCCAAGTAAATGATGTTGCCAGTTTTGAATGCTTTCGTGTTCTTAATCAGGTCGTTTTCTACCGTTTGCTGTGTAGAAGTAGACACTTCTTTATTCTTGGAAATCGCGTTTCCACGATCAATTACGAACAGGTAGTCTGGATCTTTTTCTGCGATATATTCAAAGGAAACGCTTTGGCCATGATTTTCTACAGAAATGTTTTTGTCTACAGGCGTAAATCCGAATTCACCGTGCAGGATACCAAAACGGGAACCGGCGCCGTAAGCGTTCAGCTTGCCTTCGTTAACCATCACGATCAGAGCAGTCTTGCCGCTTGCCGTTGCTTTTGCATTCAATTCTTTGATTGATGCATCGATTTTGCCCAGCTCTTCTTCTACTTGTGTTTCTTTACCGAAGATAGTACCCAATGTTTTCATGTTCTCTTTGAAAGATTCCATGTACTTCGCATTGTCTACACCCATGAAGATGGTTGGAGCAATTTTGTTCAGCTCTTCGTAAGCATCTTGTTGACGACCGGAAATGAAGATCACATCCGGTTTCATTGCATTGATTTTTTCAAAGTCTGGCTCTTTCAAACCGCCAACGTTTGTGTATTTCGCGTCTTTGAACTTTTCCAGGTACGCAGGAATGTTGGTAGACTGTGCAACACCTGCTACTTCGATACCCAATTTGTCCAAGGAATCCAGAACACCGAAGTCAAATGCTACAACTGTTTTTGGATTCTTTTTCAGTTTTGCTTCACCCAATTTATGCTTGATCGTAACTTCCTCGGATGTTTGTACAGCTTCCGGTGCTTTGGTTGCGTCCCCCGCAGTTGTTGCAGGAGCAGCGTTATTGGAGCCGCATGCAGCTGTGAATACAGCCAACAGTACTGCCATAAACAGCATGAGTAATTTTTTGTTCACTTCTCTCACCTCTATATAGAATGTAAAAGTATATAAAATTATTGATAGCTTGCTGATGAAACCCCCGGCAGGCCATCAAAATTTTAACGATAGGAAGATAGAGCTTACGCGAAATAAACGCATATTTTGTTCTGTTCAATGTCTTCAATATGGATATCCATGTCATAGACATCTTTCAAGATAGGTTGGGTGATGATTTCGTCTGTAGTGCCTTCCTTTACGACCTTGCCATCCTTG
This genomic stretch from Brevibacillus brevis harbors:
- a CDS encoding DJ-1/PfpI family protein, producing the protein MKVAILLFDGITALDAIGPYDVFAATLKCEVKFVAKKKGLIKLDSNMGYLHADYSFSEVTSADILVVPGCSPPNYKTPMNDEETLQWIRHIHETTKWTTSVCNGSLILSAAGLLHGAVATTHWGSFELLQSLGTIPTEERVVRQGKIVTAAGVSSGIDMALQLVAWELGEDMGKGVQLILEYDPQPPFDSGSPKKAPALLVEQIRGMLQEFAKREPRV
- a CDS encoding siderophore ABC transporter substrate-binding protein gives rise to the protein MNKKLLMLFMAVLLAVFTAACGSNNAAPATTAGDATKAPEAVQTSEEVTIKHKLGEAKLKKNPKTVVAFDFGVLDSLDKLGIEVAGVAQSTNIPAYLEKFKDAKYTNVGGLKEPDFEKINAMKPDVIFISGRQQDAYEELNKIAPTIFMGVDNAKYMESFKENMKTLGTIFGKETQVEEELGKIDASIKELNAKATASGKTALIVMVNEGKLNAYGAGSRFGILHGEFGFTPVDKNISVENHGQSVSFEYIAEKDPDYLFVIDRGNAISKNKEVSTSTQQTVENDLIKNTKAFKTGNIIYLDSSNWYLSGGGLVSTAGMAEEVLKEVKW